Proteins from a single region of Haemorhous mexicanus isolate bHaeMex1 chromosome 4, bHaeMex1.pri, whole genome shotgun sequence:
- the TMEM154 gene encoding transmembrane protein 154 isoform X3, producing the protein MFGCSRQAAGAPLRWERCRGSMRSPGLVTLLSALALAAGAAGTDPGNDGSGDGSMILPTFTATHLPATAPSTVDDHEPVLVTASTTESSFDTQSSPSTELNAVNDEESLEAEEQSILIYVVPVALLVLLVLLITFFVMHHKRKKSKQDELGSENVKSPIFEEDTPSVMEIEMEELDKWMNSMNRNGDCECLPTVREEEKESIANPSDGES; encoded by the exons ATGTTCGGGTGCAGCAGGCAGGCTGCCGGAGCGCCCCTCAGGTGGGagcgctgccggggcagcatGCGGAGCCCCGGGCTCGTCACCCTGCTCTCGGCCCTGGcgctggctgcaggagctgccggCACTG ACCCTGGAAATGATGGATCAGGAGATGGATCGATGATATTACCCACTTTCACAGCAACACATCTTCCTGCTACGGCTCCTTCGACCGTGGATGACCATGAGCCAGTACTTGTAACTGCAAGCACTACTGAAAGCAGCTTTGACACACAGAGTTCTCCAAGTACTGAACTGAATGCTGTGAATGATGAGGAGAGCCTAGAAGCAGAAGAACAGTCTATCTTGATATATGTTGtccctgtggcactgctggtcctgctggtTTTGTTGATCACATTTTTTGTAATGCatcataaaaggaaaaagtccAAGCAAG atgAGCTGGGaagtgaaaatgtaaaaag TCCTATTTTTGAAGAAGACACACCCTCTGTTATGGAGATAGAAATGGAAGAGCTTGATAAATGGATGAACAGCATGAACAGAAATG gTGACTGTGAATGCTTACCTACTgtaagagaagaagaaaaagaatcaaTCGCCAACCCAAG TGATGGTGAATCATGA
- the TMEM154 gene encoding transmembrane protein 154 isoform X2 — MLTCPRKSQLKNVVMTDPGNDGSGDGSMILPTFTATHLPATAPSTVDDHEPVLVTASTTESSFDTQSSPSTELNAVNDEESLEAEEQSILIYVVPVALLVLLVLLITFFVMHHKRKKSKQDELGSENVKSPIFEEDTPSVMEIEMEELDKWMNSMNRNGDCECLPTVREEEKESIANPSPKLWRGSLTHLHCSVPPHWSLSWITTFTRRSAFTTATVQHLLSHLQPSLSVDTRFRGAAAPRALLWPLSSLTPFGIPLSCSPVCPLLSRLFYTSHHVSFCTVLPQYFNFVGGLNYRGFRPFHAYINTAKTL, encoded by the exons ATGCTGACGTGTCCCAGGAAAAGTCAGCTGAAGAACGTGGTCATGACTG ACCCTGGAAATGATGGATCAGGAGATGGATCGATGATATTACCCACTTTCACAGCAACACATCTTCCTGCTACGGCTCCTTCGACCGTGGATGACCATGAGCCAGTACTTGTAACTGCAAGCACTACTGAAAGCAGCTTTGACACACAGAGTTCTCCAAGTACTGAACTGAATGCTGTGAATGATGAGGAGAGCCTAGAAGCAGAAGAACAGTCTATCTTGATATATGTTGtccctgtggcactgctggtcctgctggtTTTGTTGATCACATTTTTTGTAATGCatcataaaaggaaaaagtccAAGCAAG atgAGCTGGGaagtgaaaatgtaaaaag TCCTATTTTTGAAGAAGACACACCCTCTGTTATGGAGATAGAAATGGAAGAGCTTGATAAATGGATGAACAGCATGAACAGAAATG gTGACTGTGAATGCTTACCTACTgtaagagaagaagaaaaagaatcaaTCGCCAACCCAAG CCCTAAACTATGGAGGGGATCCCTCACCCATCTGCACTGCTCCGTGCCACCCCACTGGTCTCTCTCTTGGATCACAACTTTCACACGGAGGTCTGCATTTACCACAGCCACTGTCCAACACCTGCTCTCTCACTTACAGCCCAGCCTTTCTGTGGACACCAGGTTCAGGGGTGCAGCTGCACCACGGGCACTGCTTTggcccctctcctccctcaccCCATTTGGTATTCCCCTCTCCTGCTCGCCCGTGTGCCCCTTGCTCTCCCGTTTGTTTTATACTTCTCATCATGTTTCCTTTTGCACAGTTTTGCctcagtattttaattttgtgggTGGATTGAATTACAGGGGATTTAGGCCATTTCATGCCTACATTAATACAGCCAAAACATTATAA
- the TMEM154 gene encoding transmembrane protein 154 isoform X1, producing the protein MFGCSRQAAGAPLRWERCRGSMRSPGLVTLLSALALAAGAAGTDPGNDGSGDGSMILPTFTATHLPATAPSTVDDHEPVLVTASTTESSFDTQSSPSTELNAVNDEESLEAEEQSILIYVVPVALLVLLVLLITFFVMHHKRKKSKQDELGSENVKSPIFEEDTPSVMEIEMEELDKWMNSMNRNGDCECLPTVREEEKESIANPSPKLWRGSLTHLHCSVPPHWSLSWITTFTRRSAFTTATVQHLLSHLQPSLSVDTRFRGAAAPRALLWPLSSLTPFGIPLSCSPVCPLLSRLFYTSHHVSFCTVLPQYFNFVGGLNYRGFRPFHAYINTAKTL; encoded by the exons ATGTTCGGGTGCAGCAGGCAGGCTGCCGGAGCGCCCCTCAGGTGGGagcgctgccggggcagcatGCGGAGCCCCGGGCTCGTCACCCTGCTCTCGGCCCTGGcgctggctgcaggagctgccggCACTG ACCCTGGAAATGATGGATCAGGAGATGGATCGATGATATTACCCACTTTCACAGCAACACATCTTCCTGCTACGGCTCCTTCGACCGTGGATGACCATGAGCCAGTACTTGTAACTGCAAGCACTACTGAAAGCAGCTTTGACACACAGAGTTCTCCAAGTACTGAACTGAATGCTGTGAATGATGAGGAGAGCCTAGAAGCAGAAGAACAGTCTATCTTGATATATGTTGtccctgtggcactgctggtcctgctggtTTTGTTGATCACATTTTTTGTAATGCatcataaaaggaaaaagtccAAGCAAG atgAGCTGGGaagtgaaaatgtaaaaag TCCTATTTTTGAAGAAGACACACCCTCTGTTATGGAGATAGAAATGGAAGAGCTTGATAAATGGATGAACAGCATGAACAGAAATG gTGACTGTGAATGCTTACCTACTgtaagagaagaagaaaaagaatcaaTCGCCAACCCAAG CCCTAAACTATGGAGGGGATCCCTCACCCATCTGCACTGCTCCGTGCCACCCCACTGGTCTCTCTCTTGGATCACAACTTTCACACGGAGGTCTGCATTTACCACAGCCACTGTCCAACACCTGCTCTCTCACTTACAGCCCAGCCTTTCTGTGGACACCAGGTTCAGGGGTGCAGCTGCACCACGGGCACTGCTTTggcccctctcctccctcaccCCATTTGGTATTCCCCTCTCCTGCTCGCCCGTGTGCCCCTTGCTCTCCCGTTTGTTTTATACTTCTCATCATGTTTCCTTTTGCACAGTTTTGCctcagtattttaattttgtgggTGGATTGAATTACAGGGGATTTAGGCCATTTCATGCCTACATTAATACAGCCAAAACATTATAA